From the genome of Amycolatopsis sp. NBC_01488, one region includes:
- a CDS encoding M1 family metallopeptidase, with protein sequence MRGQKPVVLATALLTGLCLSSGVAAAGNDWGAAKPGSDGAGDSYYPQDGNGGYDVADYHLKVSYDPASHQLEGLQDISARATQALSSFDLDLRGLTVDSVQVDGRGAQFSRTGDHELVITPARSLRRGEQFEAEIAYHGVPAPIEDPSLGNNGWQYAQAGGAFVAGEPKSATTWYPVNDTPLDKATFHLAITVPDEWGVIANGREHPSFKAPGGTTHVWAEETPIVPYMTTVAIDKWTFDRQKRKDGTPVVSAFAPGTPDATKQAEGRLPEILDFLESKFGKYPIDAAGGIFLNEQIGFSLETMSRPIYSAGWAGTVPTIVHENAHQWYGDSVAVQHWKDVCLNECFASYATWLWDEAKNGVDLNAQYAADVKKASTAFWNGKLYDMGAGNEFTYVYSKGPMMLHALRNYLGQAAFDRVLRTWPSLHRNGNASMQDFQRYTEFVAHKDLQGFFDAWVYGAGKPADQYLFPGGLKPAA encoded by the coding sequence ATGAGGGGACAGAAACCGGTCGTTCTCGCCACCGCACTGCTCACCGGCCTCTGCCTGAGCAGCGGGGTCGCAGCCGCCGGGAACGACTGGGGCGCCGCGAAGCCGGGCAGCGACGGCGCCGGCGACAGCTACTACCCGCAGGACGGCAACGGCGGCTACGACGTCGCCGACTACCACCTCAAGGTGAGCTACGACCCCGCGTCGCACCAGCTCGAGGGGCTGCAGGACATCTCCGCGCGGGCGACGCAGGCGCTCAGCTCGTTCGACCTCGACCTGCGCGGCCTGACCGTCGATTCGGTGCAGGTCGACGGCCGCGGCGCGCAGTTCAGCCGGACCGGCGACCACGAGCTGGTCATCACGCCGGCGCGGTCGCTGCGGCGCGGCGAGCAGTTCGAGGCCGAGATCGCGTACCACGGCGTGCCCGCGCCGATCGAGGACCCGTCGCTCGGCAACAACGGCTGGCAGTACGCCCAGGCGGGCGGCGCGTTCGTCGCCGGCGAGCCGAAGTCGGCGACCACCTGGTACCCGGTCAACGACACCCCGCTCGACAAGGCCACGTTCCACCTCGCGATCACCGTGCCCGACGAGTGGGGCGTGATCGCCAACGGCCGCGAGCACCCGTCGTTCAAGGCACCCGGCGGCACCACGCACGTCTGGGCCGAGGAAACGCCGATCGTGCCCTACATGACGACGGTCGCGATCGACAAGTGGACCTTCGACCGCCAGAAGCGCAAGGACGGCACGCCGGTCGTCAGCGCGTTCGCCCCGGGCACGCCCGACGCGACCAAGCAGGCCGAGGGCCGGCTGCCGGAGATCCTCGACTTCCTCGAGTCGAAGTTCGGCAAGTACCCGATCGACGCGGCGGGCGGCATCTTCCTCAACGAGCAGATCGGCTTCTCGCTCGAGACGATGAGCCGGCCGATCTACTCCGCGGGCTGGGCCGGCACGGTGCCGACGATCGTCCACGAGAACGCCCACCAGTGGTACGGCGACTCGGTGGCGGTCCAGCACTGGAAGGACGTCTGCCTCAACGAGTGCTTCGCGTCGTACGCGACGTGGCTCTGGGACGAGGCGAAGAACGGCGTCGACCTGAACGCGCAGTACGCGGCCGACGTCAAGAAGGCGTCGACGGCGTTCTGGAACGGCAAGCTGTACGACATGGGCGCCGGCAACGAGTTCACGTACGTGTACTCGAAGGGCCCGATGATGCTGCACGCGCTGCGCAACTACCTCGGGCAGGCCGCGTTCGACCGGGTGCTCCGGACCTGGCCGTCGCTGCACCGGAACGGGAACGCGAGCATGCAGGATTTCCAGCGGTACACCGAGTTCGTCGCGCACAAGGACCTCCAGGGGTTCTTCGACGCGTGGGTGTACGGCGCCGGCAAGCCCGCCGACCAGTACCTCTTCCCGGGTGGGCTGAAGCCCGCCGCCTGA
- a CDS encoding TIGR03086 family metal-binding protein: MTASLVRPAAAEFLRVAHAVTDLSAPTPCAGYDVRGLLNHLLYWAPWLLAAGRREDPPSPSAPEASAGLVTADWRARLEKQTETLVDVFGTPSAWDGMTALGTARLPASVVGDMVLGEFVLHGWDLARASGQELRCPPEAATAVYESAVAMGEQARSMGVYGEAVTVAAEASPLERALGASGRDPGWTA, from the coding sequence ATGACTGCCTCGCTCGTCCGGCCCGCCGCGGCCGAGTTCCTCCGGGTCGCCCACGCGGTGACCGACCTGTCCGCCCCGACGCCGTGCGCCGGCTACGACGTCCGCGGGCTGCTCAACCACCTCTTGTACTGGGCCCCGTGGCTCCTCGCCGCGGGCCGCCGCGAGGACCCGCCGTCGCCGTCGGCCCCCGAAGCTTCGGCGGGGCTCGTGACGGCGGACTGGCGGGCGCGGCTGGAGAAGCAGACGGAGACGCTCGTGGACGTCTTCGGGACGCCGTCGGCGTGGGACGGCATGACGGCGCTGGGGACGGCCCGGCTGCCGGCGTCGGTGGTCGGCGACATGGTGCTGGGCGAGTTCGTCCTGCACGGCTGGGACCTGGCCCGGGCGAGCGGCCAGGAGCTGCGATGCCCGCCGGAGGCGGCGACGGCGGTGTACGAGTCCGCGGTGGCCATGGGCGAGCAAGCACGCTCGATGGGCGTCTACGGGGAGGCCGTGACGGTGGCGGCCGAGGCTTCGCCGCTGGAGCGGGCGCTGGGTGCCTCGGGGCGCGATCCGGGCTGGACCGCCTGA
- a CDS encoding AraC family transcriptional regulator produces MAEATARTMFTLTRHAPAPELAEFVDYHWVLRWDLRGRPPHDQRVLPNLAVHVTFFPGASGVYGPARDVFSHRLEGRVQGLGVRFRPGCFRAFLGGPVSDIADRAVPLEDVFGPKSIEAAESVQKAAGDAQMVRAIDNLLIANPVELTPAARLAADAVESIARDPGITRVAQLCADTGLTTRSVQRLFAEHVGCPPKWAIRIYRLNDAAQRIAAEGEPDYAGLAVRLGYSDQSHFIRDFHAVTGQPPAEYARTARVGRTDTGQGSDIKKAAGRNSPGGLG; encoded by the coding sequence GTGGCCGAGGCCACCGCGCGCACGATGTTCACGCTGACCAGGCACGCACCCGCGCCCGAACTGGCGGAGTTCGTCGACTACCACTGGGTGCTGCGCTGGGACCTGCGCGGCCGGCCGCCGCACGACCAGCGCGTCCTGCCGAACCTCGCCGTGCACGTGACGTTCTTCCCCGGCGCGTCCGGGGTGTACGGACCGGCCCGCGACGTCTTTTCCCACCGGCTCGAAGGCCGCGTCCAGGGCTTGGGCGTGCGTTTCCGGCCCGGGTGCTTCCGCGCGTTCCTCGGCGGCCCGGTAAGTGACATCGCCGACCGGGCTGTCCCGCTCGAGGACGTATTCGGCCCGAAGTCGATCGAAGCCGCGGAATCGGTGCAGAAGGCGGCCGGCGACGCGCAAATGGTGCGTGCGATCGACAACTTGCTGATCGCAAATCCGGTGGAGCTGACGCCGGCCGCGCGGCTGGCGGCCGACGCCGTGGAATCAATCGCACGGGATCCGGGAATTACCCGGGTGGCGCAACTGTGCGCGGATACTGGACTGACCACCCGGTCCGTACAGCGGTTGTTCGCCGAACACGTCGGCTGCCCACCCAAGTGGGCGATCCGGATATACCGGCTGAACGACGCGGCGCAGCGGATCGCGGCGGAAGGAGAGCCGGATTACGCCGGACTGGCGGTTCGACTGGGCTATAGCGACCAGTCGCACTTCATCCGCGATTTCCACGCGGTCACGGGTCAGCCGCCCGCCGAGTACGCCCGGACCGCGCGAGTGGGCCGAACGGACACCGGACAAGGATCGGACATCAAGAAAGCCGCCGGGCGCAATTCGCCCGGCGGCCTCGGCTGA
- the pcp gene encoding pyroglutamyl-peptidase I, which yields MAEVLMTGFAPFGGEQVNPSWQAVSLLGARRDDVAAVELPCEFSASLPVLRDAVLAHRPSLVVCVGQAGGRLDVTPERVAINLIDARIPDNAGERPVDVPVVPDGPAAYFTTLPVKACVAAIRAAGVPASVSHTAGTYVCNQVFYGLMHLLSTLPGVRGGFVHVPFSPEQVAASGTAAPSLGVDRVADALEVLVDTALRTTEDLAVSAGAEH from the coding sequence ATGGCCGAGGTGCTGATGACGGGGTTCGCGCCGTTCGGCGGGGAGCAGGTGAATCCGTCGTGGCAGGCGGTTTCGCTGCTCGGCGCGCGCCGGGACGACGTCGCCGCGGTCGAGCTGCCGTGCGAGTTCTCGGCGTCGCTGCCGGTCTTGCGCGACGCGGTCCTGGCGCACCGGCCGTCGCTGGTGGTGTGCGTGGGCCAGGCGGGTGGCCGGCTCGACGTGACGCCCGAGCGCGTCGCGATCAACCTGATCGACGCCCGGATCCCGGACAACGCGGGCGAGCGGCCGGTGGACGTCCCGGTGGTCCCGGACGGCCCGGCGGCGTACTTCACGACGTTGCCGGTGAAGGCGTGCGTGGCGGCGATCCGCGCGGCGGGCGTGCCGGCTTCGGTGTCCCACACCGCGGGTACATACGTGTGCAACCAGGTCTTCTACGGGCTGATGCACCTGCTGTCGACCCTGCCGGGCGTGCGCGGCGGGTTCGTGCACGTCCCGTTCAGCCCGGAGCAGGTCGCGGCGTCCGGCACGGCGGCACCGTCGCTCGGGGTGGACCGGGTCGCCGACGCGCTGGAAGTGCTGGTGGACACGGCGTTGCGCACGACGGAGGACCTGGCCGTCAGCGCGGGCGCGGAGCATTGA
- a CDS encoding histone-like nucleoid-structuring protein Lsr2 yields the protein MAQKVLVSLVDDLDGSEAEETVEFGLDGVSYQIDLSSDNAEELRDALAQYVEHARRAGGRKRASVRPVAGKGSARPAAVDREQNQAIRSWARKNGYAVSDRGRIPSEVVEAYHKKN from the coding sequence ATGGCACAGAAGGTGCTCGTCTCGCTGGTCGACGACCTCGACGGCAGTGAGGCGGAAGAGACCGTCGAGTTCGGTTTGGACGGCGTCAGCTACCAGATCGACCTCTCTTCGGATAACGCCGAGGAGTTGCGGGACGCCCTCGCCCAGTATGTCGAGCACGCGCGTCGCGCGGGTGGCCGCAAGCGCGCTTCCGTGCGCCCGGTCGCGGGCAAGGGCTCGGCCCGGCCCGCCGCCGTCGACCGCGAGCAGAACCAGGCCATTCGGTCGTGGGCGCGCAAGAACGGTTACGCGGTTTCGGACCGGGGCCGGATCCCGTCCGAGGTCGTCGAGGCCTACCACAAGAAGAACTGA
- the lysS gene encoding lysine--tRNA ligase: MTENPASTSEPAEDELPEQMRVRREKRDRILAEGIDPYPVEVPRTHSLAEVRTAHEGLPVDTATGDVVGVTGRVMFLRNTGKLCFASLREGDGTELQAMISLAKVGEDALAAWKSDVDLGDHVFVHGEVITSKRGELSVMADSWRITSKALRPLPVAHKDLAEETRIRQRYVDLILRPRARDVVRTRAGVVRSLRESFHRRGFTEVETPMLQTLHGGAAARPFVTHSNAFDLELFLRIAPELYLKRCVVGGIEKVFEINRNFRNEGSDSSHSPEFAMLEYYEAYATYDTNAVMTRELIQEAAQAVLDTQVVTLPDGSEYDLSGEWTTLGMYESLSDSLGEEVTPETPAAKLHGFAQARGLEVDPKLGHGKLVEELWEHLVGDHLHAPTFVRDFPLETSPLTRQHRSRPGVAEKWDLYVRGFELATGYSELVDPVVERERLTEQSRLAAQGDSEAMRLDEDFLRALEYGMPPSGGVGMGIDRLLMALTGLGIRETILFPLVRPE; encoded by the coding sequence ATGACCGAAAACCCCGCTTCCACCAGCGAGCCCGCCGAAGACGAACTGCCCGAGCAGATGCGGGTGCGCCGGGAGAAGCGCGACCGGATCCTCGCCGAGGGTATCGATCCCTACCCGGTCGAGGTACCCCGGACGCACTCGCTCGCCGAGGTGCGGACGGCGCACGAGGGGTTGCCCGTCGACACCGCCACCGGCGACGTCGTCGGCGTCACCGGGCGGGTGATGTTCCTGCGCAACACCGGCAAGCTGTGCTTCGCCAGCCTCCGCGAGGGCGACGGCACCGAGCTCCAGGCCATGATCAGCCTGGCGAAGGTCGGCGAGGACGCGCTGGCGGCGTGGAAGTCCGACGTCGACCTCGGCGACCACGTCTTCGTGCACGGTGAGGTCATCACGTCCAAGCGCGGCGAGCTGTCCGTGATGGCCGATTCCTGGCGCATCACGTCGAAGGCGCTGCGCCCGCTGCCGGTCGCCCACAAAGACCTCGCCGAGGAGACGCGGATCCGCCAGCGCTACGTCGACCTCATCCTGCGCCCGCGCGCGCGGGACGTCGTGCGCACGCGCGCCGGCGTGGTCCGGTCGCTGCGGGAGTCGTTCCACCGCCGCGGGTTCACCGAGGTCGAGACGCCGATGCTGCAGACGCTGCACGGCGGCGCCGCGGCCCGGCCGTTCGTCACGCACTCGAACGCGTTCGACCTGGAGCTGTTCCTGCGGATCGCGCCGGAGCTCTACCTCAAGCGCTGCGTCGTCGGCGGCATCGAGAAGGTCTTCGAGATCAACCGCAACTTCCGGAACGAGGGCAGCGACTCGTCGCACTCGCCGGAGTTCGCGATGCTCGAGTACTACGAGGCGTACGCGACCTACGACACCAATGCGGTGATGACGCGGGAGCTGATCCAGGAGGCCGCGCAGGCGGTGCTGGACACCCAGGTCGTCACCCTGCCCGACGGTTCGGAGTACGACCTGTCCGGCGAATGGACCACCCTCGGAATGTACGAGTCGTTGTCCGATTCCCTCGGCGAAGAGGTGACGCCGGAGACGCCCGCCGCCAAACTGCACGGATTCGCGCAGGCCAGGGGCCTGGAAGTGGATCCGAAGCTGGGGCACGGCAAGCTGGTCGAGGAACTGTGGGAACACCTCGTCGGAGATCACCTGCACGCACCCACGTTTGTCCGTGATTTTCCGCTGGAGACGTCGCCTTTGACGAGGCAGCACCGCTCGCGGCCCGGCGTGGCCGAGAAGTGGGACCTCTACGTGCGCGGATTCGAACTCGCCACCGGATACTCCGAGCTGGTCGATCCGGTCGTCGAACGGGAACGGCTCACCGAACAGTCCCGGCTGGCCGCGCAGGGCGATAGCGAAGCCATGCGCCTCGACGAGGATTTCCTGCGTGCCCTCGAGTACGGAATGCCGCCGAGCGGTGGCGTCGGAATGGGGATCGACCGGCTGCTCATGGCGCTGACCGGTCTCGGTATCCGGGAGACGATCCTCTTCCCGCTCGTGCGTCCCGAATAA
- a CDS encoding ATP-dependent Clp protease ATP-binding subunit produces MFERFTDRARRVVVLAQEEARMLNHNYIGTEHILLGLIHEGEGVAAKALESLGIALEGVRQQVEEIIGQGQQAPSGHIPFTPRAKKVLELSLREALQLGHNYIGTEHILLGLIREGEGVAAQVLVKLGADLNRVRQQVLQLLSGYQGKESTETGSGGRGEGTPSSSLVLDQFGRNMTVLAREGKLDPVIGRGKEIERVMQVLSRRTKNNPVLIGEPGVGKTAVVEGLAQSIVKGEVPETLKDKQLYTLDLGSLVAGSRYRGDFEERLKKVLKEIKTRGDIILFIDELHTLVGAGAAEGAIDAASILKPMLARGELQTIGATTLEEYRKYIEKDAALERRFQPIQVGEPSLEHTIEILKGLRDRYEAHHRVSITDSALVAAATLADRYINDRFLPDKAIDLIDEAGARMRIRRMTAPPDLREFDEKIANVRRDKESAIDAQDFERAARLRDEEKTLLGQKGEREKQWKDGDLDVVAEVDDEQIAEVLANWTGIPVFKLTEEETTRLLRMEEELHKRIIGQEDAVKAVSQAIRRTRAGLKDPKRPSGSFIFAGPSGVGKTELSKALASFLFGEDDALIQIDMGEFHDRYTASRLFGAPPGYVGYEEGGQLTEKVRRKPFSVVLFDEIEKAHQEIYNTLLQVLEDGRLTDGQGRTVDFKNTVLIFTSNLGTSDISKSVSLGFAGSNDTGTRYEKMKQKVNEEMKKHFRPEFLNRIDDIIVFHQLTQEQIIMMVDLMIGRVEKQLKAKDMELELTAKAKALLAKRGFDPVLGARPLRRTIQREIEDQLSEKILFGEVEPGQIILVDVEGWSGNPEDKDDQAKFTFRGERRPSSIPDAPPVSIGAGHEEQGGEAEND; encoded by the coding sequence ATGTTTGAGAGGTTCACCGACCGCGCGAGGCGGGTGGTCGTCCTGGCTCAAGAAGAGGCCAGGATGCTCAACCACAACTACATCGGCACCGAGCACATCCTCCTGGGTCTGATCCACGAGGGTGAGGGTGTCGCCGCCAAGGCGCTGGAGTCGCTGGGCATCGCCCTGGAGGGCGTGCGCCAGCAGGTCGAGGAGATCATCGGCCAGGGCCAGCAGGCGCCGAGCGGGCACATTCCGTTCACGCCGCGGGCGAAGAAGGTGCTGGAGCTGTCGCTGCGCGAAGCGCTGCAGCTCGGCCACAACTACATCGGTACCGAGCACATCCTGCTGGGCCTGATCCGCGAGGGCGAAGGCGTCGCCGCGCAGGTGCTGGTCAAGCTGGGTGCGGACCTGAACCGCGTCCGCCAGCAGGTGCTGCAGCTGCTCTCGGGCTACCAGGGCAAGGAGTCCACCGAAACCGGTTCCGGCGGCCGTGGTGAAGGCACCCCGTCGTCGTCGCTGGTGCTGGACCAGTTCGGCCGCAACATGACCGTGCTCGCCCGCGAGGGCAAGCTCGACCCGGTCATCGGGCGCGGCAAGGAGATCGAGCGGGTCATGCAGGTGCTGTCCCGCCGGACCAAGAACAACCCGGTGCTCATCGGCGAGCCCGGCGTCGGCAAGACCGCCGTCGTCGAGGGCCTCGCGCAGAGCATCGTCAAGGGCGAGGTGCCCGAGACGCTCAAGGACAAGCAGCTCTACACGCTGGACCTGGGCTCCCTGGTCGCCGGCTCCCGCTACCGCGGTGACTTCGAAGAGCGCCTGAAGAAGGTGCTCAAGGAGATCAAGACCCGCGGCGACATCATCCTGTTCATCGACGAGCTGCACACGCTGGTCGGGGCGGGTGCCGCCGAGGGTGCGATCGACGCGGCTTCGATCCTGAAGCCGATGCTCGCCCGCGGTGAGCTGCAGACGATCGGCGCGACCACGCTCGAGGAGTACCGCAAGTACATCGAGAAGGACGCCGCCCTCGAGCGCCGGTTCCAGCCGATCCAGGTCGGCGAGCCGTCGCTGGAGCACACGATCGAGATCCTCAAGGGCCTGCGTGACCGGTACGAGGCGCACCACCGCGTCTCGATCACCGACTCGGCGCTGGTCGCCGCCGCGACCCTGGCGGACCGGTACATCAACGACCGGTTCCTCCCGGACAAGGCGATCGACCTGATCGACGAGGCCGGCGCCCGGATGCGCATCCGCCGGATGACCGCGCCGCCGGACCTGCGCGAGTTCGACGAGAAGATCGCGAACGTCCGCCGCGACAAGGAGTCCGCGATCGACGCGCAGGACTTCGAGCGGGCCGCCCGCCTGCGTGACGAGGAGAAGACCCTCCTCGGCCAGAAGGGCGAGCGGGAGAAGCAGTGGAAGGACGGCGACCTCGACGTCGTCGCCGAGGTCGACGACGAGCAGATCGCGGAGGTGCTGGCCAACTGGACCGGCATCCCGGTGTTCAAGCTGACCGAGGAGGAGACCACCCGGCTGCTGCGCATGGAGGAAGAGCTCCACAAGCGCATCATCGGCCAGGAGGACGCGGTCAAGGCCGTCTCGCAGGCGATCCGCCGTACGCGCGCCGGTCTGAAGGACCCGAAGCGCCCGTCGGGCTCGTTCATCTTCGCCGGCCCGTCCGGTGTCGGTAAGACCGAGCTGTCCAAGGCGCTGGCGTCCTTCCTGTTCGGCGAGGACGACGCGCTCATCCAGATCGACATGGGTGAGTTCCACGACCGCTACACCGCTTCGCGGCTCTTCGGTGCCCCTCCGGGCTACGTGGGCTACGAAGAGGGTGGCCAGCTGACCGAGAAGGTGCGGCGCAAGCCGTTCTCGGTGGTCCTGTTCGACGAGATCGAGAAGGCGCACCAGGAGATCTACAACACGCTCCTGCAGGTGCTGGAGGACGGCCGCCTGACCGACGGTCAGGGCCGCACGGTCGACTTCAAGAACACGGTCCTCATCTTCACGTCCAACCTGGGCACGTCGGACATCTCGAAGTCCGTCTCGCTCGGGTTCGCCGGGTCCAACGACACCGGCACCCGGTACGAGAAGATGAAGCAGAAGGTCAACGAGGAAATGAAGAAGCATTTCCGCCCGGAGTTCCTGAACCGGATCGATGACATCATCGTGTTCCACCAGCTGACGCAGGAACAGATCATCATGATGGTCGACCTGATGATCGGTCGTGTGGAGAAGCAGCTCAAGGCCAAGGACATGGAGCTGGAGCTGACGGCGAAGGCCAAGGCTCTGCTGGCCAAGCGCGGCTTCGACCCGGTGCTGGGCGCTCGCCCGCTGCGCCGCACGATCCAGCGCGAGATCGAAGACCAGCTGTCGGAGAAGATCCTCTTCGGCGAGGTCGAGCCCGGCCAGATCATCCTGGTCGACGTCGAGGGCTGGAGCGGCAACCCCGAGGACAAGGACGACCAGGCCAAGTTCACCTTCCGCGGTGAGCGCCGACCGTCGTCCATCCCGGACGCCCCGCCGGTCAGCATCGGCGCGGGCCACGAGGAGCAGGGCGGCGAAGCCGAGAACGACTGA
- a CDS encoding class I SAM-dependent methyltransferase, with amino-acid sequence MSDPTRAQRASSFGSRAAAYAEHRPGYPREAIEWGLSGASGTPRRVLDLGAGTGKLTLGLAGLGLDVVAVEPDPEMRAELSRVVPSATSLEGQAERIPLPDADVDAVFVGQAFHWFDVPAAMTEIGRVLRPGGVLVPMWNYEDDSVPWVAEFAKLGRTGVSRAWTEGDREPATHPAFDSFESSTFRHVQRRTAESLVETIATHSHMIVADPAEAAAGLAEIRRFLAANPHTASGEFDLPLRTWTFRARRR; translated from the coding sequence GTGAGTGATCCCACACGCGCCCAGCGCGCTTCTTCTTTCGGCAGCCGAGCGGCCGCGTACGCCGAGCACCGGCCCGGCTACCCGCGGGAAGCGATCGAATGGGGCCTTTCGGGCGCGAGCGGAACACCGCGGCGGGTACTCGATCTGGGCGCCGGAACGGGCAAGCTCACCCTCGGTCTCGCCGGGCTCGGGCTGGACGTCGTCGCGGTCGAGCCCGACCCGGAAATGCGCGCCGAACTGAGCCGCGTGGTGCCCTCTGCGACGTCTCTCGAGGGGCAGGCGGAACGGATCCCGTTGCCCGACGCCGACGTCGACGCGGTTTTCGTCGGGCAGGCGTTCCATTGGTTCGACGTGCCGGCGGCGATGACGGAGATCGGGCGCGTACTGCGCCCGGGCGGCGTGCTCGTGCCGATGTGGAACTACGAAGACGATTCGGTGCCGTGGGTCGCGGAGTTCGCGAAGCTCGGCCGAACCGGGGTGAGCCGGGCGTGGACCGAAGGCGACCGGGAACCGGCCACGCACCCCGCCTTCGATTCCTTCGAAAGCTCGACGTTTCGCCATGTGCAACGGCGCACGGCGGAAAGCCTCGTCGAAACGATCGCCACGCATTCGCACATGATCGTCGCGGATCCGGCGGAAGCGGCCGCGGGCCTGGCGGAGATCCGGCGGTTCCTCGCCGCGAATCCGCACA
- a CDS encoding (2Fe-2S)-binding protein: protein MNQQRSFRDAREVGDGLASSLLRVSGLQERSELRRDVPPGWIRCSELLETPAYFDEWRAVLGDWLLREHDAAPARTTASYVMTWYLHVPAYVGALLLHHERRVPSLKPEELAFRLADDRPHPDGMAVLGDAFHCLPTDPGSARPEATVVRDERALAAVLRARYLAHAARFVRAYAPVSRLGRRMLWAAATDALENSLWWAGRQGGTPESEGAGVADAALVLDARYPPLTSASTLRLAEGPDGHREWTRRRESCCFSYLLPAEPECDGCPRTCAR from the coding sequence GTGAACCAGCAGCGGTCCTTCCGTGACGCGCGCGAGGTCGGCGACGGCCTCGCGTCGTCGCTCCTGCGGGTCTCCGGCCTGCAGGAACGCAGCGAGCTGCGGCGGGACGTCCCACCGGGCTGGATCCGCTGCTCGGAGCTGCTGGAGACGCCCGCGTACTTCGACGAGTGGCGCGCCGTCCTCGGCGACTGGCTGCTGCGCGAGCACGACGCGGCCCCGGCGCGGACCACGGCGAGCTACGTCATGACGTGGTACCTGCACGTCCCGGCGTACGTCGGCGCGCTGCTGCTGCACCACGAGCGGCGCGTGCCGTCGCTGAAGCCGGAGGAGCTGGCGTTCCGGCTGGCCGACGACCGCCCCCACCCGGACGGCATGGCGGTCCTGGGTGACGCGTTCCACTGCCTCCCGACCGACCCGGGGTCGGCGCGCCCGGAGGCGACGGTGGTCCGGGACGAGCGGGCCCTGGCGGCGGTCCTGCGCGCCCGCTACCTGGCCCACGCGGCCCGGTTCGTCCGGGCGTACGCGCCGGTCAGCAGGCTCGGCCGCCGCATGCTCTGGGCCGCGGCGACCGACGCGCTGGAGAACTCGCTGTGGTGGGCCGGCCGCCAGGGCGGCACCCCGGAGTCCGAGGGCGCGGGCGTCGCGGACGCGGCCCTGGTCCTCGACGCGCGGTACCCGCCGCTGACGTCGGCATCGACGTTGCGCCTGGCCGAGGGCCCGGACGGCCACCGCGAGTGGACGCGCCGCCGCGAGAGCTGCTGCTTCTCCTACCTGCTCCCGGCGGAGCCGGAATGCGACGGCTGCCCGCGCACGTGTGCCCGCTGA